In a single window of the Amycolatopsis sp. cg5 genome:
- a CDS encoding FAD-dependent oxidoreductase, translating to MTTHHPIAIIGAGLGGLTLARILHLGGIETAVFDLESSPAARSQGGMLDLHEDTGQAALRAAGLHERFLAAVHPGGQETRIIDRHATVHLAEDDDGTGGRPEIQRETLRRILLDSLPAETIRWSSKITGATPLGDGRHEVTLADGDTFTTDLLIGADGAWSKIRPLVSPATPVYSGLSFVELNLDDADTRHPGSAAIIGGGSLFALGDRKGFLAHREPGARLHVYCALETDACWLTTVDFTDTPAAKTALLSHFDDWDASLRAFVTDADGPLVPRAIHALPIGHHWPRTPGVTLLGDAAHLMSPFAGEGANLAMFDGAELAAAILTSPENLEKALGAYETAMFPRSEAAATESANNLKLCFDANAPHGLIELMTAYAAG from the coding sequence CTGCACCTGGGCGGCATCGAGACCGCCGTGTTCGACCTCGAGTCCTCCCCTGCCGCCCGGTCCCAGGGCGGCATGCTCGACCTGCACGAGGACACCGGCCAAGCCGCACTGCGCGCGGCCGGGCTGCACGAGCGGTTCCTGGCCGCCGTCCACCCAGGCGGCCAGGAAACCCGCATCATCGACCGCCACGCCACCGTCCACCTCGCCGAAGACGACGACGGCACCGGCGGCCGCCCCGAGATCCAGCGCGAAACCCTGCGCCGCATCCTCCTCGACTCGCTCCCCGCCGAAACCATCCGCTGGAGCAGCAAGATCACCGGAGCGACCCCGCTCGGCGACGGCCGCCACGAAGTCACACTCGCCGACGGCGACACCTTCACCACCGACCTGCTCATCGGCGCCGACGGCGCCTGGTCCAAGATCCGCCCGCTCGTGTCACCGGCCACCCCGGTCTACTCAGGACTGTCCTTTGTAGAGCTCAACCTCGACGACGCCGACACGCGTCACCCCGGCAGCGCGGCGATCATCGGCGGCGGCTCGCTTTTCGCGCTCGGCGACCGCAAAGGCTTCCTCGCCCACCGCGAACCCGGCGCCCGCCTGCACGTCTACTGCGCGCTCGAAACCGACGCCTGCTGGCTCACCACCGTCGACTTCACCGACACCCCAGCCGCCAAAACGGCTCTGCTGAGCCATTTCGACGACTGGGACGCGAGCCTGCGCGCGTTCGTCACCGACGCCGACGGACCACTCGTCCCCCGCGCCATCCACGCGCTCCCGATCGGCCACCACTGGCCGCGCACCCCCGGCGTCACCCTCCTCGGCGACGCCGCGCACCTGATGTCACCCTTCGCGGGCGAAGGCGCCAACCTCGCCATGTTCGACGGCGCCGAACTCGCCGCCGCGATCCTCACCTCCCCCGAAAACCTTGAGAAGGCCCTCGGCGCTTACGAAACAGCGATGTTCCCGCGCAGCGAGGCCGCGGCGACGGAGTCCGCGAACAATCTCAAGCTGTGCTTCGACGCGAACGCGCCTCACGGCTTGATAGAACTCATGACCGCCTACGCGGCCGGCTGA